The Desulfovibrio fairfieldensis sequence GCATGGCTTTGCGGGAAACGGAGGGCGAGCGGGACGAAAGCCGTCGCCTGCTCTGCGACGGCAGCAATGCCGACGATCTGCGCGCCTTTCGGCCCGGACTGCGGGCTCTGGCCGAAGCCGGGGTGCGTTCGCCGCTGGCCGAAGCCGGGCTGTCCAAGGAAACCATCCGCGCCCTGGCCGCGTCCACGGGGCTGGACAGGCCGGAGCAGAAGGCCCGCCCCTGCCTGCTGACCCGTCTGGCCTACGGCCTTTCCCCGGATGCCGGAACGCTGGCGCGGCTGGCGCGGGCCGAATCAGCCCTGGCGCAATTGTCAGCGCCTGGGCACGCGCCGGGTGGTACGCCGGACAGTGCGCCGGTTTGGGGAGATTTTCGTCTGCGCCTTACGCCCGCCCCCCTGCTCCAGGTCACGCGCCTGCCCGGCAATGCGGGGCCTTTGGCCGAAGCTGTTTTGTCCGAGCACGGTTTCGCCCCCTGCGAGATACGCCTGACGGACAAGGTCAGCGGTTTTTTTGACGGGTCATGTGCGGCCTGTGACAGCGGAATCGGGCCGGGGCTGGACTTTGCAATTGAAAAGGTCTATGAATAACCGCTTAATCATATGGGTTCATTTGGAGGAACTATCATGGCACATAAGAAAATCGAACGGAAAAAAGAGCTGGATCGTCGCCGTCAACGTCGCGCCGAGCGCCTGAAGCTGCGCGCGCGCGAAGCCAAGGCCGCGGCCAAGGCCTAGGGCAAAGCAGCCTTTCAAAGCCACTTTGTTCCGGC is a genomic window containing:
- a CDS encoding PP-loop family protein, with protein sequence MPEDLPIVLPEAFAAALRGLPPLAVAFSGGLDSRFLCHAARLCGCDVLALHARGPHIPPEESAQAAQWARENSLPLLLVDFDPLALPEVAANSRERCYGCKKGLITTLRMALRETEGERDESRRLLCDGSNADDLRAFRPGLRALAEAGVRSPLAEAGLSKETIRALAASTGLDRPEQKARPCLLTRLAYGLSPDAGTLARLARAESALAQLSAPGHAPGGTPDSAPVWGDFRLRLTPAPLLQVTRLPGNAGPLAEAVLSEHGFAPCEIRLTDKVSGFFDGSCAACDSGIGPGLDFAIEKVYE